A single window of Aquabacterium sp. OR-4 DNA harbors:
- a CDS encoding replication initiation protein, translating to MSLLPAGAQTPAEAEAPSALLAPAMPGGTRRAPARRSAAAGLPARADAGQELLRKPVNALAIVPQSKKITPLFRKSYNVMLHLAQEQGMERDIFRAPISAVLAGLDFDSNDTGLVKRHLRAMATTAVEWQSPTTGEGASWAISGLIGHAEIKREGGQNWLEWSYSVRLKQELLEPSVFARLSLEMIAQLRSHGAIALYEICSRYRDVGRTSRQAWSWWRPVLSGKPETDKQKQLEYRFFKRDVIKRAIDEVNAITDIEVELLEYKAGRFIADLQFSVRRKQQVPLPLVPPGSAPQPLDLTQVVRATALGVDEERAEQCLHEFGEAPLKAALDVLERRVASAFPQPLRDPQRYLRAVLEGARGGPDETPAAHGPGHDADAAGRADLALREVEAKRRVKWTEEWLRRRRDGLADEIAAMGEEAQQALCDSLLADMAARNVHPSIRKRLQTSGWQHAMVLHEMLRFYANASIGEQWDQPSAQQLLDVAAQLGDTAESAGLSAG from the coding sequence GTGTCACTCCTGCCTGCCGGCGCCCAGACGCCGGCCGAGGCGGAGGCGCCATCAGCGCTGCTTGCGCCGGCCATGCCGGGCGGCACGCGCAGGGCACCGGCGCGACGCAGCGCGGCTGCCGGCTTGCCGGCACGCGCCGACGCGGGCCAGGAGCTGCTGCGCAAACCGGTCAATGCGCTGGCCATCGTGCCGCAGTCCAAGAAGATCACGCCGCTGTTTCGCAAGAGCTACAACGTGATGCTGCACCTGGCGCAGGAGCAGGGCATGGAGCGCGACATCTTTCGCGCACCGATCTCGGCCGTGCTGGCCGGGCTGGATTTCGATTCCAACGACACCGGCCTGGTCAAGCGCCACCTGCGCGCCATGGCCACCACAGCGGTGGAGTGGCAGTCGCCCACCACCGGCGAAGGCGCCAGCTGGGCCATCAGCGGCCTGATCGGCCATGCCGAGATCAAGCGCGAGGGCGGGCAGAACTGGCTTGAATGGTCGTACTCGGTGCGGCTGAAGCAGGAACTGCTTGAGCCCAGCGTGTTTGCGCGTCTGTCGCTCGAGATGATCGCGCAGCTGCGCTCGCACGGCGCCATCGCGCTGTACGAGATCTGCAGCCGCTACCGCGACGTGGGCCGCACCTCGCGCCAGGCCTGGTCGTGGTGGCGGCCGGTGTTGTCGGGCAAGCCCGAGACCGACAAGCAAAAGCAGCTCGAGTACCGCTTCTTCAAGCGTGACGTGATCAAGCGGGCGATCGACGAGGTCAACGCCATCACCGACATCGAGGTGGAACTGCTGGAGTACAAGGCCGGCCGCTTCATTGCCGATCTGCAGTTCAGCGTGCGGCGCAAGCAGCAGGTGCCCTTGCCACTGGTGCCGCCGGGCAGCGCGCCGCAGCCGCTCGACCTGACCCAGGTGGTGCGCGCCACGGCGCTGGGCGTGGACGAGGAGCGCGCCGAGCAATGCCTGCACGAGTTTGGCGAGGCGCCGCTGAAGGCCGCGCTCGATGTGCTGGAGCGGCGCGTGGCCAGCGCCTTTCCGCAACCGCTGCGCGACCCGCAGCGTTACCTGCGCGCCGTGCTCGAGGGCGCCCGCGGCGGGCCAGACGAGACGCCGGCCGCGCACGGCCCCGGCCATGACGCCGACGCGGCGGGCCGTGCCGATCTGGCCCTGCGCGAGGTGGAGGCCAAGCGCCGCGTGAAGTGGACCGAAGAGTGGCTGCGCCGCCGCCGCGACGGCCTGGCCGACGAGATTGCCGCGATGGGCGAGGAGGCGCAGCAAGCGCTGTGCGACAGCCTGCTGGCTGACATGGCGGCGCGCAATGTCCACCCGTCGATCCGCAAGCGGCTGCAGACCAGCGGCTGGCAGCACGCCATGGTGCTGCACGAGATGCTGCGCTTTTATGCCAACGCCAGCATCGGCGAGCAGTGGGACCAGCCCAGCGCCCAGCAGCTGCTGGATGTGGCGGCGCAACTGGGTGATACCGCAGAGTCTGCCGGCTTGTCGGCGGGCTGA
- a CDS encoding helix-turn-helix transcriptional regulator — MTPLLRQVLDAVGFGLVLVDAQGHVLHANATAVQQCRHGAPLVLPASGQPRDSVAAALPAEDAARLHAAIRSAMRGLWAMVALNRGGEAVLAVGVAPIQVDAGDSAAPPPVALLMLGAEVHDRCLARQFFDTEHHLTHHEGKVLDALCDGLTPQQIAGEHRVKISTVRTQIAAVREKVGVDSIRRLIHRVASLPPMAGLGRRLAG; from the coding sequence GTGACACCGCTGCTGCGGCAGGTGCTGGACGCCGTGGGTTTCGGCCTGGTGCTGGTGGACGCGCAAGGTCATGTGCTGCATGCCAACGCCACGGCTGTGCAGCAGTGCCGGCACGGTGCGCCGCTGGTCTTGCCGGCCAGCGGCCAGCCGCGCGACAGCGTGGCCGCCGCACTGCCGGCCGAGGACGCAGCGCGGCTGCATGCCGCGATCCGCTCGGCCATGCGCGGCCTGTGGGCCATGGTGGCGCTGAACCGTGGTGGCGAGGCCGTGCTGGCGGTGGGCGTGGCGCCGATCCAGGTCGACGCCGGCGACAGCGCGGCGCCACCACCGGTGGCCTTGCTGATGCTGGGCGCCGAGGTGCACGACCGGTGCCTGGCGCGCCAGTTTTTCGACACCGAACACCATCTGACCCACCATGAAGGCAAGGTACTGGACGCGCTGTGCGACGGCCTGACACCGCAGCAGATTGCCGGCGAACACAGGGTCAAGATCTCGACGGTGCGCACACAGATTGCTGCCGTGCGCGAAAAGGTCGGGGTGGACAGCATCCGGCGGCTGATCCACCGGGTGGCGTCGCTGCCGCCGATGGCGGGCCTGGGCCGCAGGCTGGCCGGTTGA
- a CDS encoding family 43 glycosylhydrolase, which produces MSHRPHAAQGHALWLDGLLAVLAVGLLGMAVFGLGGCSSLAQPPAAQRAAPAAAHANAHPNAHPTAHPEAIPGGPQAIVHPRHPSKVEPAPRPLFRDPVWDGAADAALVFNAGRGRWEMFYTARRATLRLDDPKDVRWVHGTRIGIASSDDGNHWQPLGEARFPPECTGGAPEASTHWAPELLVHEGTYHLWLTVVPGIHARWTGERHIQHLTSTDLRRWHCADRLDLGSSRVIDAAVVRLDDGRFRLWFKDEAQGSRLFAADSANLRHWTLRGPVTTVASEGPKVFRFQGRWWLVADLWRGLMVLRSDDAAHWQEQPTRLLAEPGRHASDRAKGQHPDVQVVDGRAYLVYFVHQGGEPEAASDDRYHQRSVLQVAELSLGADGWLQVNRDAPPPDLRAAFGARR; this is translated from the coding sequence GTGAGCCACCGCCCGCACGCCGCCCAAGGCCACGCCTTGTGGCTCGACGGCCTGCTGGCCGTGCTGGCCGTGGGCCTGCTCGGCATGGCAGTGTTCGGCCTGGGCGGCTGCAGCAGCCTGGCCCAGCCGCCGGCGGCGCAACGCGCTGCGCCTGCGGCCGCCCACGCAAACGCTCACCCAAACGCCCACCCAACCGCTCACCCTGAGGCCATTCCCGGCGGGCCTCAGGCCATCGTCCACCCGCGGCACCCGTCCAAGGTCGAGCCGGCGCCCCGCCCGCTGTTCCGCGACCCGGTGTGGGACGGCGCGGCCGACGCCGCGCTGGTGTTCAACGCCGGCCGCGGCCGCTGGGAGATGTTCTACACCGCACGCCGCGCCACGCTGCGGCTCGACGACCCCAAGGACGTGCGCTGGGTGCACGGCACGCGCATCGGCATCGCCAGCAGCGACGACGGCAACCACTGGCAGCCGCTGGGCGAGGCCCGCTTCCCGCCCGAGTGCACCGGCGGCGCCCCCGAGGCCAGCACCCACTGGGCGCCCGAACTGCTGGTGCACGAGGGCACCTACCACCTGTGGCTCACCGTGGTGCCGGGCATCCATGCGCGCTGGACCGGCGAGCGCCACATCCAGCACCTCACCAGCACCGACCTGCGCCGCTGGCACTGCGCCGACCGGCTCGATCTGGGCTCGAGCCGGGTGATCGACGCTGCCGTGGTGCGCCTGGACGACGGCCGCTTTCGCCTGTGGTTCAAGGACGAGGCCCAGGGCAGCCGCCTGTTCGCCGCCGACAGCGCCAACCTGCGGCACTGGACGCTGCGCGGCCCGGTCACCACGGTGGCCAGCGAAGGGCCCAAGGTGTTCCGCTTCCAGGGCCGCTGGTGGCTGGTGGCCGACCTGTGGCGCGGCCTGATGGTGCTGCGCTCGGACGATGCCGCCCACTGGCAGGAGCAGCCCACCCGCCTGCTGGCCGAACCCGGCCGCCACGCCAGCGACCGCGCCAAGGGCCAGCACCCCGATGTGCAGGTGGTCGATGGCCGCGCCTATCTGGTGTATTTCGTGCACCAGGGCGGCGAGCCCGAGGCCGCGTCCGACGACCGTTACCACCAGCGCAGCGTGCTGCAGGTGGCCGAGCTGAGCCTGGGCGCCGACGGCTGGCTGCAGGTCAACCGCGACGCCCCGCCGCCCGATCTGCGCGCGGCCTTCGGCGCGCGGCGCTGA
- a CDS encoding glycosyl hydrolase 115 family protein — protein sequence MRRPARRLARAWGHALAGLGVAWCTGLGATTASISLPATAADTPATAGLPAGLWIGHRPQPGSVALQGASVRRDDRADALETLAADDLAADLRRLGQRASSRRWTAPGRGGGGLQIWLGTLGRHAGIDALVAAGRLDAAALRDCWECFTLALVRTPAPGVPAALVIVGADRRGTAYGAYTLSRALGISPWHWWADVAPWRHGPLHLALAAAHTEGPAVRWRGLFINDEDWGLQPWSAHHFEPEAPGGRGMGPRTYQQVFRLMLRLRANTLWPAMHAVSGAFFAQAGNAEMARRHGIVIGSSHAEPLLRNNVSEWQAPAEQYNHASHGAQVRAYWAERLRQVQALAQPGDGTPPLETLLTLGMRGIHDSALQGASGLAAQQALLREVIAGQRALIAGHLGAGPAPQVFVPYKEVLPLYDTPPGLALPDDVTLVWPDDNFGYLRRLPQAAEAARPGGAGIYYHLSYLGAPLSYLWLSTTPPALVNHEMGRAFAAGAQRLWMVNAGDIKPAETSLSHWFDLAWNPHAVQALGQAGWLQQFAGQSFGPAIAPTLAALWDGYFRLNFERRPEHLQAHLPGERPRRLAWPAGRVARHLGEWRTLLQGLDAVAAQLTAAQQPGFFQLVAYPLRAAALANERAWALEAHAATRERTPAAATRAAWRAHRADARLKALTARYNRGRWAGMLAEEPADNLWPGYRLQPPSLPALQLMGAAAAGWRSQALQRMDRAQDDLPAEAAAPPMPDAAAPARADAADAAAAVALQAQPASGPWQALQGLQSSGPAWRALQAGAQLRLQRPPQPPGGTAPGEAGPACLQLRILPSYPALAAPQRPAAAEGWHADLLGPDGQRQPLHWPRGAQDAAWAQGVLANRLSARITVADAAAPLRIEALQADWVLMDAQLTPQACR from the coding sequence ATGCGGCGCCCGGCCCGCCGCCTGGCCAGGGCCTGGGGGCACGCCCTGGCCGGCCTGGGCGTTGCGTGGTGCACGGGGCTGGGGGCCACCACCGCTTCCATCAGCCTGCCCGCCACCGCGGCAGACACACCGGCGACGGCCGGTCTGCCCGCCGGGCTGTGGATCGGCCACCGCCCGCAGCCCGGCAGCGTGGCGCTGCAGGGCGCCAGCGTGCGCCGCGACGACCGCGCCGATGCGCTCGAAACCCTGGCCGCCGACGATCTGGCCGCTGACCTGCGGCGCCTGGGCCAGCGCGCCAGCAGCCGGCGCTGGACAGCGCCAGGCCGCGGCGGCGGCGGGCTGCAGATCTGGCTGGGCACGCTGGGCCGCCATGCCGGCATCGACGCCCTGGTCGCCGCCGGCCGGCTCGATGCCGCAGCGCTGCGCGACTGCTGGGAGTGTTTCACGCTGGCTCTGGTGCGCACGCCGGCGCCGGGCGTACCGGCCGCGCTGGTGATCGTCGGGGCCGACCGCCGCGGCACTGCCTATGGCGCCTACACCCTGAGCCGCGCGCTCGGCATCTCGCCCTGGCACTGGTGGGCCGACGTGGCGCCCTGGCGGCACGGCCCGCTGCACCTGGCCCTGGCGGCGGCACACACCGAAGGGCCGGCCGTTCGCTGGCGCGGCCTGTTCATCAATGACGAGGACTGGGGCCTGCAGCCCTGGTCGGCGCACCACTTCGAGCCCGAGGCGCCGGGCGGCCGCGGCATGGGCCCGCGCACCTACCAGCAGGTGTTCCGCCTGATGCTGCGGCTGCGCGCCAACACGCTGTGGCCGGCCATGCATGCGGTCTCGGGCGCGTTCTTCGCGCAAGCCGGCAATGCCGAGATGGCGCGCCGCCACGGCATCGTGATCGGCAGCTCGCATGCCGAGCCGCTGCTGCGCAACAACGTCAGCGAGTGGCAGGCCCCCGCCGAGCAGTACAACCACGCCAGCCACGGCGCCCAGGTGCGCGCCTACTGGGCCGAGCGGCTGCGCCAGGTGCAGGCCCTGGCGCAGCCGGGTGACGGCACGCCGCCGCTCGAGACCCTGCTGACCCTGGGCATGCGCGGCATCCACGATTCGGCCCTGCAGGGGGCCAGCGGCCTGGCCGCCCAGCAGGCGCTGCTGCGCGAGGTGATCGCCGGACAGCGCGCGCTGATTGCCGGGCACCTGGGCGCGGGCCCGGCGCCGCAGGTCTTCGTGCCCTACAAGGAGGTGCTGCCGCTCTATGACACGCCGCCCGGCCTGGCCCTGCCCGACGACGTGACCCTGGTCTGGCCCGACGACAACTTCGGCTACCTGCGCCGCCTGCCGCAGGCGGCCGAGGCCGCGCGGCCCGGCGGCGCCGGCATCTACTACCACCTGTCCTACCTGGGCGCGCCGCTGTCCTACCTGTGGCTGTCGACCACGCCGCCGGCCCTGGTCAACCACGAGATGGGGCGGGCCTTTGCGGCCGGCGCGCAGCGCCTGTGGATGGTGAACGCCGGCGACATCAAGCCCGCCGAGACCTCGCTGAGCCACTGGTTCGACCTGGCCTGGAACCCGCACGCGGTGCAGGCCCTGGGCCAGGCCGGCTGGCTGCAGCAGTTTGCCGGCCAGAGCTTCGGCCCGGCCATCGCGCCAACACTGGCCGCGCTGTGGGACGGTTATTTCCGCCTGAACTTCGAGCGCCGACCCGAACATCTGCAGGCCCATCTGCCGGGCGAGCGGCCGCGCCGCCTGGCCTGGCCGGCCGGACGCGTGGCCCGGCACCTGGGCGAATGGCGCACGCTGCTGCAGGGCCTGGACGCGGTGGCCGCGCAGCTGACGGCGGCGCAGCAGCCAGGCTTCTTCCAGCTGGTGGCCTACCCCCTGCGCGCCGCGGCCCTGGCCAACGAGCGCGCCTGGGCGCTCGAAGCCCATGCCGCCACGCGCGAGCGCACGCCCGCCGCCGCCACCCGGGCGGCCTGGCGCGCGCACCGCGCCGACGCCCGCCTGAAGGCCCTGACCGCCCGCTACAACCGCGGCCGCTGGGCCGGCATGCTGGCCGAGGAGCCGGCCGACAACCTGTGGCCCGGCTACCGGCTGCAGCCCCCGTCGCTGCCGGCCTTGCAGCTGATGGGCGCGGCCGCCGCCGGCTGGCGCAGCCAGGCCCTGCAGCGCATGGACCGGGCGCAGGATGACCTGCCGGCCGAAGCCGCCGCACCGCCCATGCCCGACGCCGCCGCACCGGCGCGGGCCGATGCGGCCGATGCGGCCGCCGCCGTGGCGCTGCAGGCGCAGCCGGCCAGCGGCCCATGGCAGGCCCTGCAAGGCCTGCAGAGCAGCGGGCCGGCCTGGCGCGCCCTGCAGGCCGGCGCGCAGCTGCGCCTGCAGCGGCCACCGCAGCCCCCGGGTGGCACGGCGCCCGGCGAGGCCGGCCCGGCCTGCCTGCAGCTGCGCATCCTGCCCAGCTATCCGGCCCTGGCCGCACCCCAGCGGCCCGCGGCCGCCGAGGGCTGGCACGCCGATCTGCTGGGGCCTGACGGCCAGCGCCAGCCGCTGCACTGGCCACGCGGCGCACAGGATGCCGCCTGGGCCCAGGGCGTCTTGGCCAACCGCCTGAGCGCCCGCATCACCGTGGCCGACGCCGCCGCGCCGCTGCGGATCGAGGCCTTGCAGGCCGACTGGGTGCTGATGGACGCCCAGCTCACGCCGCAGGCCTGCCGCTGA
- a CDS encoding rhamnogalacturonan acetylesterase: protein MTRSRLPLPLPLRLRLQLPMRLDLHPALPAVGSSGGHSSDHSSGRSGEGFGKGLGQASGDGSGAASDHRCGPPAGPGFGPGADSPASGSQPGAAASPARRRWVGALAGMGGAGLLGPWLTACSSAPTVAGAPAAPAVPVAAAVPPVAVNTDPRTPPLQLPEPADARLPSVLLIGDSTVRNGRDDGQGLGPAGQWGWGHVLARYLDPARVNLVNRAIGGLSSRTYRSGGHWARTQAFVKRGDLVLIQFGHNDSSPVNDDQRARGTLRGTGDEQQAITNRLTGQPETVLTYGAYLRAYLAEIRALGATPVLCTPVPRQRRDEQGRTLRGIGSYASWAAEVAREQRVALIDLDAEVAARYDALGPAVVAQLFPRSTPEERVHTNWAGAALNAQVVHAALRAQGLLPAEALLAPPVAALAVLGAGATGAASAPVAGALPAVAGAASPARPPVLEARLPTLFLVGDSTVRSAGQNGQWGWGERLAPWLDGQRLQLANHAMGGRSTRTFLREGRWQAVRAQCQPGDVVLIQFGHNDGGRVGDAAAKQRGVLPGTGPETTEETLPDGSRETVRSFGAYLTRYVREALDAGAVPVLLSPVPHKDRWLQGRDFEQFADWGRSVAMREGALFIDLTMIVTEAYRGLGEAGVATLFADARTHTNDAGARLNAACVARGLRQLPQALLLPMLRNEPLPEAGG, encoded by the coding sequence ATGACCCGATCGCGTCTGCCCCTGCCCCTGCCCCTGCGTCTGCGTCTGCAGTTGCCGATGCGCCTGGATCTGCACCCTGCCCTGCCCGCTGTCGGCAGCTCGGGCGGTCACTCCAGCGACCACTCCAGCGGCCGTTCTGGCGAAGGCTTCGGCAAAGGTCTAGGCCAGGCTTCGGGCGATGGATCTGGCGCTGCTTCCGACCACCGTTGCGGCCCGCCGGCCGGGCCGGGGTTCGGGCCGGGGGCGGACTCGCCGGCCAGCGGCAGCCAGCCCGGCGCCGCGGCCTCGCCGGCGCGGCGGCGCTGGGTGGGCGCACTGGCCGGCATGGGCGGCGCCGGCCTGCTGGGGCCCTGGCTGACCGCCTGCAGCAGTGCCCCCACCGTGGCCGGTGCGCCCGCTGCGCCGGCGGTGCCGGTCGCTGCGGCGGTGCCGCCGGTGGCGGTCAACACCGATCCGCGCACGCCGCCGCTGCAACTGCCCGAGCCGGCCGATGCCCGCCTGCCCTCGGTGCTGTTGATCGGCGACAGCACGGTGCGCAACGGCCGCGACGACGGCCAGGGCCTGGGCCCGGCCGGCCAGTGGGGCTGGGGCCATGTGCTGGCCCGCTACCTCGACCCGGCGCGCGTGAACCTGGTCAACCGCGCCATCGGCGGCCTGAGCAGCCGCACCTACCGCAGTGGCGGGCACTGGGCGCGCACGCAGGCGTTCGTCAAGCGCGGCGATCTGGTGCTGATCCAGTTCGGCCACAACGACAGCAGCCCGGTCAACGACGACCAGCGTGCGCGCGGCACGCTGCGCGGCACCGGCGACGAACAGCAGGCCATCACCAACCGCCTGACCGGCCAGCCCGAGACGGTGTTGACCTACGGCGCCTACCTGCGGGCCTACCTTGCCGAGATTCGCGCACTGGGCGCCACACCGGTGCTGTGCACGCCGGTGCCGCGCCAGCGCCGCGATGAGCAGGGCCGCACGCTGCGGGGCATCGGCAGTTACGCCAGCTGGGCGGCCGAGGTGGCACGCGAGCAGCGTGTGGCGCTGATCGATCTGGATGCCGAGGTGGCAGCGCGTTACGACGCGCTGGGCCCGGCGGTGGTGGCGCAGCTGTTTCCGCGCAGCACGCCCGAAGAACGCGTGCACACCAACTGGGCCGGTGCGGCCTTGAACGCCCAGGTGGTGCACGCGGCGCTGCGCGCGCAGGGCCTGCTGCCGGCCGAGGCGCTGCTGGCACCGCCGGTGGCCGCGTTGGCCGTGTTGGGCGCCGGGGCCACCGGGGCAGCGTCGGCACCGGTGGCGGGCGCGCTGCCGGCCGTGGCCGGCGCTGCCAGCCCGGCACGGCCGCCGGTGCTGGAGGCCCGTCTGCCCACGCTGTTTCTGGTGGGCGATTCGACCGTGCGCAGCGCCGGGCAGAACGGCCAGTGGGGCTGGGGCGAACGCCTGGCGCCGTGGCTGGACGGCCAGCGCCTGCAACTGGCCAATCACGCGATGGGCGGGCGCAGCACGCGCACCTTTTTGCGCGAAGGGCGCTGGCAGGCGGTGCGTGCGCAGTGCCAGCCCGGTGATGTGGTGCTGATCCAGTTTGGCCACAACGATGGTGGCCGCGTGGGCGATGCCGCGGCCAAGCAGCGCGGGGTGCTGCCCGGCACCGGCCCCGAGACCACCGAGGAGACCCTGCCCGACGGCAGCCGCGAGACGGTGCGCAGCTTCGGCGCCTACCTGACGCGTTATGTGCGCGAGGCCCTCGACGCCGGTGCCGTGCCGGTGCTGCTGTCGCCGGTGCCGCACAAGGACCGCTGGCTGCAGGGGCGCGACTTTGAGCAGTTTGCCGACTGGGGCCGCAGCGTGGCCATGCGCGAGGGCGCGCTGTTCATCGACCTGACGATGATCGTCACCGAGGCCTACCGTGGCCTGGGCGAAGCCGGCGTGGCGACCCTGTTTGCCGATGCCCGCACCCACACCAACGACGCCGGCGCGCGCCTGAACGCGGCCTGCGTGGCGCGCGGCCTGCGCCAGCTGCCGCAGGCGCTGCTGCTGCCGATGCTGCGCAACGAGCCCCTGCCCGAGGCCGGTGGCTGA
- a CDS encoding AAA family ATPase: MTSPTLKPPQAISLTQIAEQAERAEAMMGQIRAAMLAPTARKAAPIFNLSQLAALLGAEKGSVSHRMGRGDLPTGRLNEAGSRREFTLAEVRAWVREYRKDRLRPAGAEAVTVSVGNFKGGVGKTTTAMTLAQGLSLLGHRVLVIDTDPQGSLTTLFGILPDTEVDERQTILPLAMGSETSIRYAIQPTYWDGIDLVAAAPVLFGAEFALPARQTQEPGFEFWNVLHYGVDDVRAEYDAIVIDTPPALSYTTINAFMASNGIVMPLPPNALDFASASQFWSLFSDLTTELLSRRGLDKDFDFISILLSRVDSSDATGAIVRQWIQSTYTDKVLPVEIPKTAVTATTSAEFGTVYDVSKYDGSAKTFKRARDAYDQFVSHIETSIQAVWRKQVQASTMNRKAGR, translated from the coding sequence ATGACCTCACCCACGTTGAAGCCGCCGCAAGCCATCAGTCTGACGCAGATCGCCGAGCAGGCTGAACGCGCCGAGGCCATGATGGGCCAGATCCGTGCCGCGATGCTGGCACCCACGGCGCGCAAGGCGGCGCCGATCTTCAACCTGAGCCAGCTGGCCGCGCTGCTGGGGGCCGAGAAAGGCTCGGTCTCGCACCGCATGGGGCGCGGTGACCTGCCCACCGGCCGGCTCAACGAGGCCGGCAGCCGGCGCGAGTTCACGCTGGCCGAGGTGCGCGCCTGGGTGCGCGAGTATCGCAAGGACCGCCTGCGCCCCGCCGGCGCCGAGGCGGTGACGGTGAGCGTGGGCAACTTCAAGGGCGGTGTCGGCAAGACCACCACTGCGATGACGCTGGCGCAGGGACTGTCGCTGCTGGGGCACCGGGTGCTGGTGATCGACACCGACCCGCAGGGCTCGCTGACCACGCTGTTCGGCATCCTGCCCGACACCGAGGTCGACGAGCGGCAAACCATCCTGCCGCTGGCCATGGGTTCGGAAACCTCGATCCGCTACGCCATCCAGCCCACCTACTGGGACGGCATCGACCTGGTCGCGGCCGCGCCGGTGCTGTTTGGCGCCGAGTTCGCGCTGCCGGCGCGGCAGACCCAGGAGCCGGGCTTCGAGTTCTGGAACGTGCTGCACTACGGGGTGGACGATGTGCGCGCGGAGTACGACGCGATCGTCATCGACACGCCGCCGGCGCTGTCGTACACCACCATCAACGCCTTCATGGCCAGCAACGGCATCGTGATGCCGCTGCCGCCCAATGCGCTGGATTTCGCCTCGGCCTCGCAGTTCTGGTCGCTGTTTTCCGACCTGACCACCGAGCTGCTCAGCCGCCGCGGTCTGGACAAGGACTTCGATTTCATCAGCATCCTGCTGTCGCGCGTGGACAGCTCCGACGCCACCGGCGCCATCGTGCGGCAATGGATCCAGTCGACCTACACCGACAAGGTGCTGCCGGTGGAGATTCCCAAGACCGCGGTCACGGCCACCACCAGCGCCGAGTTCGGCACGGTCTACGACGTCAGCAAGTACGACGGCAGTGCCAAGACCTTCAAGCGGGCACGCGATGCCTACGACCAGTTCGTCAGCCACATCGAGACATCGATCCAGGCCGTCTGGCGCAAGCAGGTGCAGGCCAGCACCATGAACCGGAAGGCGGGGCGCTGA
- a CDS encoding helix-turn-helix transcriptional regulator, whose translation MSLHPARVTLRQLCHLGLPAPVLLPSLLPVLRELVPASHAGFFFCDERGGITNLYAERMLGPNAMAGFHDRHTNQQFRQQYLERVAARQPTSRRSVSEAELSGTYGREVLGPLGIAHLLYAIVRHQGQVLGQLSLYRGPQSPAFSADDEQALASVLHYLGQGLAVPSPALPRDPQDQAIEQALALLDAQGGELWADENWSRLIRLAHGNAIAPASALAERETLPGFVAAVMHTVLSAPQAVHQVVTSWGRFEFRRHAMRSASGDQATALLLSRLAAEPLRLAQGAAALGLSPQQREVAVLIARGHSNAEIASQLAVSTNTAAYHVKQVFARLGVHERSAIARVLGEASGGRSDA comes from the coding sequence ATGAGCCTTCACCCTGCCCGCGTGACCCTGCGCCAGCTGTGCCACCTGGGCCTGCCGGCGCCGGTGCTGCTGCCCTCGCTGCTGCCGGTGCTGCGCGAGCTGGTGCCGGCCAGCCATGCCGGTTTCTTTTTCTGCGACGAGCGCGGCGGCATCACCAACCTCTATGCCGAGCGCATGCTGGGGCCCAATGCAATGGCCGGTTTTCATGACCGGCACACCAACCAGCAGTTTCGCCAGCAGTACCTCGAACGCGTGGCGGCCAGGCAGCCCACCAGCCGGCGCTCGGTCAGCGAGGCCGAACTCAGCGGAACCTATGGCCGCGAGGTGCTCGGCCCGCTGGGCATCGCGCACCTGCTGTACGCCATCGTGCGCCACCAGGGGCAGGTGCTGGGCCAGCTCAGTCTGTACCGCGGGCCGCAGTCGCCGGCGTTTTCGGCCGACGACGAGCAGGCGCTGGCCAGCGTGCTGCACTACCTGGGTCAGGGCCTGGCGGTGCCGTCGCCGGCCCTGCCACGCGACCCGCAGGACCAGGCCATCGAGCAGGCGCTGGCGCTGCTGGATGCGCAGGGTGGCGAGCTGTGGGCCGACGAGAACTGGTCGCGGCTGATCCGCCTGGCGCATGGCAACGCGATTGCGCCGGCCTCGGCACTGGCCGAGCGCGAGACCCTGCCGGGTTTTGTGGCCGCCGTGATGCACACCGTGCTGAGCGCACCGCAGGCGGTGCACCAGGTGGTCACCAGCTGGGGCCGCTTCGAGTTTCGGCGCCATGCCATGCGCAGTGCCAGCGGTGACCAGGCCACGGCGCTGCTGCTGTCGCGCCTGGCCGCCGAGCCGTTGCGCCTGGCGCAGGGTGCGGCGGCGCTGGGCTTGTCGCCGCAACAGCGCGAGGTGGCGGTGCTGATCGCCCGTGGCCACAGCAATGCCGAGATCGCGTCGCAGCTGGCGGTGAGCACCAACACGGCGGCCTACCACGTGAAGCAGGTGTTCGCCCGCCTGGGCGTGCACGAGCGCAGCGCCATCGCGCGCGTGCTGGGCGAGGCCAGCGGTGGGCGCAGCGATGCGTGA